One segment of Syngnathus scovelli strain Florida chromosome 6, RoL_Ssco_1.2, whole genome shotgun sequence DNA contains the following:
- the nr1h4 gene encoding bile acid receptor, with protein MVRVFGISDMALVRTKSSRDILADQSSPLLQDPDMLPFSSYPGMQYTSMEPSVPSPYYCSQNYYPQYTGEEWYSHTGLYELRKGTLEARYDGDREEVSAGMPVVCKRARHMSQTGRSKGEELCVVCGDKASGYHYNALTCEGCKGFFRRSITKNAVYKCKSGGNCEMDMYMRRKCQECRLRKCKEMGMLAECLLTEIQCKSKRLRKNTKASPGQLTGDETEGADNKQVTSTSKLSKEKITEEQQALIKAILDAYNRHQIPQEVTKKLLQEEYSAEENFLLLTEMATSQVQVLVEFTKNIPGFVSLDHEDQIALLKGSAVEAMFLRSAQVFSRKMPSGHTEVLEERIRKSGISEEFITPMFNFYKSIGELHMVQEEQALLTAITILTPDRPYVKDQKAVENLQEPMLDVLRKLCILQHPQDPQYFARLLGRLTELRTLNHYHAEMLMSWRMNDHKFTPLLCEIWDVQ; from the exons ATGGTCCGTGTGTTCGGAATCTCCGATATGGCGCTCGTCAGAACCAAATCTTCAAGAG ATATTCTGGCAGATCAGAGCAGTCCTCTGCTACAAGACCCTGACATGTTACCGTTCAGCAGCTACCCGGGCATGCAGTACACCAGCATGGAGCCAAGCGTGCCTTCACCATATTACTGTAGTCAGAACTACTACCCCCAATACACCGGAGAGGAATGGTACTCCCACACTGGCCTGTATGAACTGAGAAAAGGAACTTTGGAGGCCAGGTATGACGGTGATAGGGAGGAGGTCTCTGCTGGAATGCCTGTTGTGTGCAAGAGGGCCCGGCACATGTCACAGACTGGACGCAGCAAAGGGGAGGAGCTATGTGTTGTCTGTGGAGACAAGGCGTCTGGCTACCACTATAATGCGCTCACCTGTGAAGGCTGCAAAG GTTTCTTCAGACGGAGCATTACAAAGAATGCGGTCTACAAGTGCAAAAGCGGAGGAAACTGTGAGATGGACATGTATATGCGCAGGAAATGCCAGGAATGTCGACTCAGGAAATGCAAGGAGATGGGCATGTTGGCAGAAT GCCTGCTTACTGAGATCCAGTGCAAATCGAAAAGGCTGCGGAAGAACACCAAAGCCTCCCCAGGACAGTTGACTGGAGATGAGACTGAGGGGGCAGACAACAAACAAGTCACATCAACCAGCAAACTGTCAAAG GAAAAAATTACTGAAGAGCAGCAGGCACTCATAAAGGCCATTTTAGATGCCTACAACAGACATCAAATTCCCCAAGAAGTCACCAAAAAGCTG CTACAAGAGGAGTACAGTGCTGAAGAAAATTTTCTCCTCTTGACAGAAATGGCAACAAGTCAAGTCCAGGTTCTCGTGGAGTTTACAAAAAATATCCCAG GCTTTGTGTCTTTGGATCACGAAGATCAGATTGCTCTGCTTAAAGGTTCAGCAGTAGAAGCCATGTTTCTGCGCTCTGCTCAAGTGTTTAGCCGAAAGATGCCCAGTGGACACACTGAAGTCTTGGAGGAAAGGATACGTAAAAGTG GCATTTCAGAGGAGTTCATCACACCAATGTTTAACTTTTACAAAAGTATTGGTGAACTCCACATGGTGCAGGAGGAGCAAGCTCTCCTCACAGCCATAACCATCCTGACACCAG ATCGGCCTTACGTAAAGGATCAAAAGGCTGTCGAGAACCTGCAGGAACCTATGCTGGACGTACTGAGGAAGCTTTGCATTTTGCAGCATCCGCAGGATCCTCAGTACTTTGCACGGCTGCTGGGCCGGTTGACCGAGCTGAGAACACTCAACCACTATCATGCAGAAATGCTTATGTCGTGGAGAATGAACGATCATAAATTCACACCTCTACTCTGTGAGATCTGGGACGTGCAGTGA
- the slc17a8 gene encoding vesicular glutamate transporter 3 has product MSLEALKGQMLNPGTEEVKSTVGNSLGKLQRKIDGSNVEEENRIELTEDGRPVASTTRPAPLLDCSCGGLPKRYIIAILSGLGFCISFGIRCNLGVAIVEMVNNNTVYVNGTEVLQKAEFNWDPETVGLIHGSFFWGYIVTQIPGGFISNKLSANRVFGAAIFLTSVLNMFIPSAARVHYGCVMFVRILQGLVEGVTYPACHGMWSKWAPPLERSRLATTSFCGSYAGAVIAMPLAGVLVQFIGWPSVFYIYGVFGILWYVFWLLLAYGSPAVHPTITDEERTYIESTIGETIHYQSVNKKFKTPWRRFFTSMPVYAIIVANFCRSWTFYLLLISQPAYFEEVFGFPISKVGILSAVPHMVMTIVVPIGGQLADFLRSNKIMTTTNVRKLMNCGGFGMEATLLLVVGFSHTRAVAITFLVLAVGFSGFAISGFNVNHLDIAPRYASILMGISNGVGTLSGMVCPLIVGALTIHKTRLEWQNVFVIASMVHYTGVIFYAIFASGEQQEWANPESTSEDKCGFVEEDELAEESELKSENMKMSYGTTDNASGRKHGWTKKRGVTMQEEDEHCANGDYLNGYQ; this is encoded by the exons ATGTCTTTGGAAGCTTTGAAGGGGCAGATGCTAAACCCTGGAACAGAAGAAGTGAAGAGTACGGTGGGCAACTCTTTAGGAAAACTGCAAAG GAAAATTGATGGCAGCAATGTAGAAGAGGAGAACCGCATTGAGTTGACAGAGGATGGGCGTCCGGTGGCATCTACGACTCGTCCTGCTCCGCTGCTGGATTGCAGCTGTGGCGGTCTGCCCAAGCGTTACATCATTGCCATCCTCAGCGGTCTGGGCTTCTGCATCTCCTTCGGCATCCGTTGCAACCTCGGTGTTGCAATCGTGGAGATGGTTAACAACAACACTGTATATGTGAATGGAACTGAAGTCCTCCAG aaaGCTGAGTTCAACTGGGATCCGGAGACAGTTGGACTTATCCATGGCTCTTTCTTCTGGGGCTACATCGTCACTCAAATTCCTGGTGGTTTCATCTCAAACAAGCTGTCTGCTAACAG ggtgTTTGGAGCAGCCATTTTCTTGACGTCAGTGCTGAATATGTTTATCCCGTCCGCAGCGAGGGTGCACTATGGCTGTGTCATGTTTGTCCGCATCCTTCAGGGCTTAGTTGAG GGTGTTACGTACCCAGCGTGCCATGGGATGTGGTCAAAATGGGCCCCGCCTCTTGAGCGCAGTCGACTAGCAACAACATCCTTCTGCG GATCCTACGCGGGAGCCGTGATCGCCATGCCTTTGGCTGGTGTGTTGGTTCAATTCATTGGGTGGCCGTCAGTGTTTTACATATATG GTGTTTTCGGAATCCTGTGGTACGTCTTTTGGCTTCTGTTGGCCTATGGAAGTCCTGCGGTGCATCCGACCATCACGGACGAGGAAAGAACGTACATTGAGTCCACCATTGGTGAAACAATCCACTACCAGAGTGTGAATAAG AAATTCAAGACACCGTGGCGCCGTTTCTTCACTTCCATGCCAGTCTACGCCATCATTGTGGCTAACTTCTGCCGCAGCTGGACCTTCTACCTGCTTCTCATCAGCCAGCCGGCATATTTTGAAGAGGTCTTTGGATTCCCAATCAGCAAG GTGGGGATCCTGTCTGCTGTGCCCCACATGGTGATGACAATCGTTGTTCCGATCGGAGGACAGCTAGCGGACTTCCTGCGTAGTAACAAAATCATGACGACTACAAATGTGAGGAAACTCATGAACTGCGGAG GCTTTGGTATGGAGGCTACTCTGCTGTTGGTGGTTGGCTTTTCACACACTCGTGCGGTGGCCATCACCTTCTTGGTGCTTGCTGTGGGCTTCAGTGGATTTGCCATCTCAG GCTTTAATGTCAATCATCTGGACATCGCTCCTCGCTATGCCAGTATCCTGATGGGTATTTCCAATGGGGTGGGCACTCTGTCTGGGATGGTGTGCCCTCTGATTGTTGGAGCCTTGACCATTCACAAG ACCCGTCTTGAATGGCAGAATGTCTTTGTTATCGCATCCATGGTGCACTACACAGGGGTCATCTTCTACGCTATCTTTGCTtcgggagaacaacaggaatgGGCCAACCCCGAGAGTACGAGCGAGGACAAATGTGGCTTTGTCGAAGAGGACGAGCTAGCTGAAGAATCGGAGCTCAAAAGCGAGAACATGAAAATGAGTTACGGAACCACGGATAATGCGTCAGGTCGTAAACACGGCTGGACAAAGAAGAGAGGGGTGACCATGCAAGAAGAGGATGAACATTGTGCTAATGGAGACTACCTGAATGGATACCAGTGA
- the bmal2 gene encoding aryl hydrocarbon receptor nuclear translocator-like protein 2 isoform X1 — MAAAKHTAAGGGDTTDDEARDDVLVEENQMNCIPLPSLMNPSSMVGMSLSMEMPRKRKGSVDNQETRLTPILNADMEEDQNDTDGEDQHAKMKCFREPHSQIEKRRRDKMNTLIDKLSDLIPTCNPMSRKLDKLTVLRMAVQHLKSLRGSASSFSDTNYKPSFLPDEELQHLILKAADGFLFVVGCDRGKIVFVSESITKILNYSRVELIGQSFFDYVHPKDIGKVKEQLSASELYPRERLIDAKTGLQVQADLPVGAARLCSGARRSFFCRMKCNKNLKVEEKELQASTSKKKESQKYCTVHCTGYMRSWHSSQLEAEGQCDADKQDSSHFSCLVAVGRIHSNSSPQVNGAFRVKPTEFVTRYTMDGKFTFVDQRATTILGYLPQELLGTSCYEYFHQDDLAHLADRHRKVLRSKEKIDTNRYKFKTKYGSFVTLQSQWFSFVNPWTKEVEYIVSTNTVISNDHSRTSRSGNKTEESSQAVAEDGKKSLPIIPGISTKPGTMIYAGTIGTQIANELLDFNRMNSSPSSGNVSPFSLPLDKSPLTTTHHQVNNNVPNGDVTEEEMPEKSNSEDELQEALIPGRETLMEDSSQLDLDSMVEPGLGSLSNDEAAMAVIMRLLETDSNLGEGEDFEEMHWSL, encoded by the exons ATGGCGGCGGCCAAGCATACTGCCGCCGGCGGCGGTGACACAACGGACGACGAAGCAAGAG ATGATGTGCTGGTTGAGGAAAACCAAATGAACTGCATCCCTCTACCCAGCCTGATGAATCCATCCTCGATGGTTGGCATGTCTTTGAGCATGGAAATGCCCCGGAAGCGAAAGGGAAGTGTGGACAACCA GGAAACAAGATTGACCCCCATCCTCAATGCAGATATGGAAGAGGATCAAAACGA cACAGATGGAGAGGATCAACATGCCAAAATGAAATGTTTCAG GGAGCCACACAGCCAAATAGAAAAACGAAGGCGGGACAAAATGAACACGCTCATTGACAAGCTGTCAGACTTGATTCCAACTTGTAACCCAATGTCTCGGAAGCTGGACAAACTCACTGTGCTCAGAATGGCCGTTCAGCACCTCAAATCCCTCAGAG GTTCTGCAAGCTCTTTTTCTGACACCAACTATAAACCGTCATTCTTGCCTGATGAGGAGCTCCAACACCTTATCTTAAAG GCTGCGGATGGGTTCCTGTTTGTAGTCGGCTGTGATCGTGGGAAAATTGTTTTTGTCTCTGAGTCCATCACGAAGATATTAAATTATAGTCGG GTGGAACTGATTGGACAGAGCTTCTTTGATTACGTCCACCCTAAAGACATAGGCAAAGTAAAGGAGCAGCTGTCGGCCTCTGAACTGTACCCACGGGAACGGCTAATAGATGCAAAAA CTGGTTTGCAGGTGCAGGCTGACCTTCCAGTGGGCGCAGCACGATTGTGTTCAGGTGCACGGCGCTCCTTCTTCTGTCGCATGAAGTGCAACAAAAACCTCAAAGTTGAGGAGAAGGAATTGCAAGCCAGCACGTCCAAAAAGAAAG AGTCGCAGAAATACTGCACAGTCCACTGTACAGGCTACATGCGTAGCTGGCACTCCAGTCAGCTGGAAGCTGAGGGCCAGTGCGACGCAGATAAGCAGGATAGCTCTCACTTCAGCTGTCTGGTCGCCGTGGGGCGCATCCACTCCAACTCGTCCCCGCAAGTTAATGGAGCTTTCCGGGTCAAACCCACAGAGTTCGTCACACGCTATACCATGGATGGCAAGTTTACCTTTGTTGATCAAAG AGCAACAACCATTCTTGGCTACCTTCCCCAAGAATTGCTTGGTACTTCATGCTACGAGTACTTCCATCAAGACGATTTAGCGCATTTAGCTGACCGTCATCGAAAAG TGCTACGAAGTAAGGAGAAAATAGACACGAACCGCTATAagtttaaaacaaaatatggcTCTTTTGTCACGCTGCAAAGTCAGTGGTTTAGTTTTGTAAACCCATGGACCAAAGAAGTTGAATACATCGTGTCAACAAATACAGTCATATC GAATGATCACAGTCGAACAAGTCGGTCAGGGAACAAGACTGAAGAGTCTTCTCAGGCTGTAGCAG AAGATGGAAAGAAATCTCTTCCAATAATACCAGGCATCTCTACCAAACCTGGTACGATGATATACGCTGGAACCATTGGGACTCAGATTGCCAATGAGCTGCTTGACTTTAATAG AATGAACTCATCACCCTCCAGTGGTAATGTGAGCCCATTTAGTCTGCCACTGGACAAATCTCCACTCACCACGACTCATCACCAAGTCAACAACAAT GTGCCAAATGGGGATGTGACAGAGGAGGAGATGCCAGAAAAGTCCAACTCAGAAGATGAGCTTCAGGAGGCGCTTATTCCTGGAAGGGAGACACTAATGG AGGACAGCTCACAGCTAGACCTGGACAGCATGGTTGAACCGGGCCTTGGCAGTCTTAGTAATGACGAAGCAGCGATGGCAGTGATCATGAGACTCCTGGAGACAGACTCCAACTTGGGTGAAGGCGAGGACTTTGAAGAGATGCACTGGTCCTTATAG
- the bmal2 gene encoding aryl hydrocarbon receptor nuclear translocator-like protein 2 isoform X2 produces the protein MNCIPLPSLMNPSSMVGMSLSMEMPRKRKGSVDNQETRLTPILNADMEEDQNDTDGEDQHAKMKCFREPHSQIEKRRRDKMNTLIDKLSDLIPTCNPMSRKLDKLTVLRMAVQHLKSLRGSASSFSDTNYKPSFLPDEELQHLILKAADGFLFVVGCDRGKIVFVSESITKILNYSRVELIGQSFFDYVHPKDIGKVKEQLSASELYPRERLIDAKTGLQVQADLPVGAARLCSGARRSFFCRMKCNKNLKVEEKELQASTSKKKESQKYCTVHCTGYMRSWHSSQLEAEGQCDADKQDSSHFSCLVAVGRIHSNSSPQVNGAFRVKPTEFVTRYTMDGKFTFVDQRATTILGYLPQELLGTSCYEYFHQDDLAHLADRHRKVLRSKEKIDTNRYKFKTKYGSFVTLQSQWFSFVNPWTKEVEYIVSTNTVISNDHSRTSRSGNKTEESSQAVAEDGKKSLPIIPGISTKPGTMIYAGTIGTQIANELLDFNRMNSSPSSGNVSPFSLPLDKSPLTTTHHQVNNNVPNGDVTEEEMPEKSNSEDELQEALIPGRETLMEDSSQLDLDSMVEPGLGSLSNDEAAMAVIMRLLETDSNLGEGEDFEEMHWSL, from the exons ATGAACTGCATCCCTCTACCCAGCCTGATGAATCCATCCTCGATGGTTGGCATGTCTTTGAGCATGGAAATGCCCCGGAAGCGAAAGGGAAGTGTGGACAACCA GGAAACAAGATTGACCCCCATCCTCAATGCAGATATGGAAGAGGATCAAAACGA cACAGATGGAGAGGATCAACATGCCAAAATGAAATGTTTCAG GGAGCCACACAGCCAAATAGAAAAACGAAGGCGGGACAAAATGAACACGCTCATTGACAAGCTGTCAGACTTGATTCCAACTTGTAACCCAATGTCTCGGAAGCTGGACAAACTCACTGTGCTCAGAATGGCCGTTCAGCACCTCAAATCCCTCAGAG GTTCTGCAAGCTCTTTTTCTGACACCAACTATAAACCGTCATTCTTGCCTGATGAGGAGCTCCAACACCTTATCTTAAAG GCTGCGGATGGGTTCCTGTTTGTAGTCGGCTGTGATCGTGGGAAAATTGTTTTTGTCTCTGAGTCCATCACGAAGATATTAAATTATAGTCGG GTGGAACTGATTGGACAGAGCTTCTTTGATTACGTCCACCCTAAAGACATAGGCAAAGTAAAGGAGCAGCTGTCGGCCTCTGAACTGTACCCACGGGAACGGCTAATAGATGCAAAAA CTGGTTTGCAGGTGCAGGCTGACCTTCCAGTGGGCGCAGCACGATTGTGTTCAGGTGCACGGCGCTCCTTCTTCTGTCGCATGAAGTGCAACAAAAACCTCAAAGTTGAGGAGAAGGAATTGCAAGCCAGCACGTCCAAAAAGAAAG AGTCGCAGAAATACTGCACAGTCCACTGTACAGGCTACATGCGTAGCTGGCACTCCAGTCAGCTGGAAGCTGAGGGCCAGTGCGACGCAGATAAGCAGGATAGCTCTCACTTCAGCTGTCTGGTCGCCGTGGGGCGCATCCACTCCAACTCGTCCCCGCAAGTTAATGGAGCTTTCCGGGTCAAACCCACAGAGTTCGTCACACGCTATACCATGGATGGCAAGTTTACCTTTGTTGATCAAAG AGCAACAACCATTCTTGGCTACCTTCCCCAAGAATTGCTTGGTACTTCATGCTACGAGTACTTCCATCAAGACGATTTAGCGCATTTAGCTGACCGTCATCGAAAAG TGCTACGAAGTAAGGAGAAAATAGACACGAACCGCTATAagtttaaaacaaaatatggcTCTTTTGTCACGCTGCAAAGTCAGTGGTTTAGTTTTGTAAACCCATGGACCAAAGAAGTTGAATACATCGTGTCAACAAATACAGTCATATC GAATGATCACAGTCGAACAAGTCGGTCAGGGAACAAGACTGAAGAGTCTTCTCAGGCTGTAGCAG AAGATGGAAAGAAATCTCTTCCAATAATACCAGGCATCTCTACCAAACCTGGTACGATGATATACGCTGGAACCATTGGGACTCAGATTGCCAATGAGCTGCTTGACTTTAATAG AATGAACTCATCACCCTCCAGTGGTAATGTGAGCCCATTTAGTCTGCCACTGGACAAATCTCCACTCACCACGACTCATCACCAAGTCAACAACAAT GTGCCAAATGGGGATGTGACAGAGGAGGAGATGCCAGAAAAGTCCAACTCAGAAGATGAGCTTCAGGAGGCGCTTATTCCTGGAAGGGAGACACTAATGG AGGACAGCTCACAGCTAGACCTGGACAGCATGGTTGAACCGGGCCTTGGCAGTCTTAGTAATGACGAAGCAGCGATGGCAGTGATCATGAGACTCCTGGAGACAGACTCCAACTTGGGTGAAGGCGAGGACTTTGAAGAGATGCACTGGTCCTTATAG
- the si:ch211-245j22.3 gene encoding guanylyl cyclase inhibitory protein — MGQAASVSHWKEKNITELYEWSRMFIHKCPSGLITLHEFQRHFCNVTVGMQSAEYAEEIFRTLDKNEDGLVDFREYVMAISMLVEGSAVERLRWSFKLFDKDGDGAIIREEMLGIMQAVYKMNEAVDLNEPNSLTAEECTDRMFLRLDKDKNAVISVEEFIEGALDDDWIRKMLECDPCTVRVERPPKRDLAMGV, encoded by the exons ATGGGGCAGGCTGCAAGTGTGTCTCACTGGAAAGAAAAGAATATTACTGAGCTCTACGAATGGTCCAG AATGTTTATTCATAAATGCCCAAGTGGACTCATTACTCTCCACGAGTTTCAAAGGCATTTCTGTAATGTAACAGTGGGCATGCAGTCAGCTGAGTATGCAGAAGAGATATTCCGCACGCTGGACAAAAATGAG GATGGGTTAGTAGATTTCAGGGAGTACGTCATGGCCATCAGTATGCTCGTTGAAGGCTCGGCAGTGGAGAGGCTTCGTTGGTCCTTCAAGCTATTTGACAAAGATGGAGATGGTGCCATCATAAGGGAGGAGATGCTGGGCATTATGCAG GCTGTTTACAAAATGAATGAAGCAGTGGATTTAAATGAACCAAATTCCCTAACAGCTGAAGAATGCACTGATCGGATGTTTTTGAGATTAGACAAAGACAAAAATG CCGTCATCAGTGTAGAGGAGTTCATAGAGGGAGCGTTGGATGATGACTGGATCAGAAAGATGCTGGAATGTGATCCCTGCACCGTGAGGGTGGAGAGGCCCCCGAAGAGGGACTTGGCAATGGGAGTCTAG